The genomic window CCTTTTCTGTCACTTCAGGATCATTGTACAGCGGCGGATAATCCGCCGTATACGTAAGCTTACATTGTACGCCAAATTCCTCCTCAATGCCTTTAACAATTCGATGTACTTCTTTTTCGATAATCTCCTGCGTTTCTACCGTCATATAGCGAACGTCTCCTTCGAGCTCTACACTATCTTTAATCACATTAAAGGTGCCTTTCCCATCGAATGAGCCGATTGTAATTACACCCACCTCAAAAGGATTGATCCTGCGGCTGATTACTGTTTGTACTGCTGTTATAAAATGGCTCCCAGCAACAATTGCATCATTCGCTAAATGCGGAGATGAACCATGGCCCCCTTTGCCTTGAATGATTAATTTAAAAAAGGACCTGCCTGCTAACGAATATCCGCTTCTGTAGCCAACAAATCCTGCTGGATGGGTAGGGAATATGTGAATACCATAAATATTGTCTACATCGTCCAGCACACCGCATTCCACAATGCTTTTCGCTCCCCCAGGAGGGGCTTCCTCCGCATGCTGATGAATAATTTTAATTGTTCCAGCGAGTGAATCCTTCAATTGGATCAAACAATCCGCCAAAACAAGCAAGTAGGCAGTATGGGCATCATGGCCACAAGCGTGCATCACCCCTTCATTTTTCGATTTAAAGGGTACGTCTGCTTCCTCCAAAATCGGAAGTGCATCGAAATCTGCCCGAAGAGCAATCGTTTTTCCCGGCTTCCCCCCTTTAATTGTCACGATGATTCCGTAGCCATTTCCTACATTTCTAAGGGTATCAACCTCTTTCCCTTTATAAAAATCGGCAATATATTGAGCGGTTTTCTCCTCTTTAAAAGAAACTTCCGGATTTTCGTGTAAATAACGGCGAATTTCAACCATTTCATCTTTGCGGGCTTCTAACATGCTCATTAAGTGTTTTCTCATTTCATCCCTCACAAAGTTTTATTATAACGATTTAAGTGTCAGCTCGTACCATTTAGCGACAACATCAATCATTATTCTGCAAAAAATCATATTTATCATACCCCAATTTTTTAATGATATGACACGTTCACTACTTTAAGGATTCTATCTCGCATTAAAATGTTGGCGGAAGGGCTAGAACAAATAAGGTAAATCATCAATACTTAAATTTAGGTCCCTATGCCATTTATAAAAAAGGAAAAGTCAAAGGCATTCTAGAAGAATTAGGTATTAATATTATAGGTAGCTCACCTAAATTAGGTGGCGCTTTAGTTGAAAACGGACTGGAATATGCCGCTCCTTTTACTCCTTTAGGAGTTTTTACAACGAATCTATTGAATTCGGGAAGCAGAAGAAATTATTCAAAAAGAGAAGAGGTGGTAAGGTGCAAATTAGTAATGAGGATTATCAGCAATTTAAACCATTATTGTTTTCAATAGGTTATCGGATGTTAGGCTCTGTAGCGGAAGCAGAAGACATTGTACAAGAAACTTTTCTAAAAGCGTACCAAATGGATGACCAAAAGATAGATAACAAGAAAGCATATCTCTGCAAAATCATGACTAACCGCTGTCTTGATGTAATAAAGTCAGCACGGTACAGACGGGAACATTACGTGGGACCATGGAATCCCGAGCCCTTATTGCTAGACAGTTCACCGGACCTTGGCCCATCTGAAATTGTTCTTCAAAAAGAAGGATTGAGTATTGCCTATTTACGGATGATGGAGCATTTGGCACCAGATGAACGGGCAGTCCTCCTTTTAAGAGAAGTATTTGATTTCTCTTATTTGGAGATTAGCAACATCATTGAAAAGAAAGAAGAGAACTGCAGGAAAATTTTTAGCCGTGCGAAGCAAAAAATCTCCGGCATAGAGGGCGAAAGTTTACACTATGAAAAGAATAAATCCATTATTGATCGCTTTATCCAAGCATTTCAAATGCAAAATATGGATTCCTTATTAGAACTTATCTCTGAAAAAGTCACTCTATATTCTGACGGCGGAGGAAAAGTCAAAGCCGCCCTTCGTCCAATCGAATCCCGCTCCAACGTTTTGGCTTTTTTATACGGGATTATCAAAAATGTTCCTGAAGACTTTTATTTTGAAGTGAAAAAGGCCAATAGTCAGCCAGCCATTGTGATTTATATGAATGGCAAGGTTCAAAGCATTATTAGTTTTTATATAAGAAATGATGAAATAAACGAAATGTATATAACCATGAATCCTGATAAGTTGCCCTCTCATTAAGAAAAAGCAGTTAAGTATTTCTAATAAATTATTAAGCCCGATCACCTAACAATCAAAACGAGACTGTCCCTAAAAATTATTAATAATAACCTTTGGGGACAGCCTCTATCATATATAAAAAAGAAAAATATCTTCTTTACAAATACTTATTCGGTTTCACCGACAACTGTAAATCGTTCATTGATATGCTGTGGATTTTCAATTTCATCCAAAACAGCAATAGCAAAGTCTGCATAGCTGATATAACTTTCACCTTTAGAATTAACCAAAAGATGGTCTTTTCCAGACAAGTATGAGCCAGTTCTTTTTCCTTCAGCATCAAAAAACGCAGAAGGACTGATAAATGTCCATGTAATATTAGAAGTTTCCTGTAATTCTTGCAGGTTACGCCCCTGCCCTTTAGCAGTCGGCTTATAAATATCTGGAAAATCTGGTGTTTCTAATACCGTAACTGTTTTGTTCTCGTCTACATAAAGGCTTCCAGCTCCACCTACAATAATGGCTTTCGTATTTGTTCCTTTTAGTGCCTCAATTAAAGCATGCCCAGCATCAACATGTGCCTGCTCTTCACCAAGAGGCGCACCGAAGGCATTCACCACTACATCAAATTTTTCCACATCATCAGATGTAAGGTCAAATATAGATTTCTCAATAACCACAACGTTTTTATCCTCAAGTTTTGAAGCATCTCTTACAATAGCTGTTACGTCATGTCCACGACTAACTGCTTCTTTTAAAATAAGATTTCCCGCTTTCCCGCTTGCACCAATAATTCCAATGTTCATTTTATAGTCCTCCTATAATTACAATTCATCTTGTAATAAAATTTATTACCTGTAATCACTTTAGCCGCATTATATTCAAACTTTCGCCTATAAAAAGTTATTTACCTGTTTCTCTTCGAACGATTGGAGCAATTTCCGTTGCTAACATTTCAATCCCTTTTGCTACATTCTTAAAAGGCTGACCACCTATATCTAACTGCGCAAGGAAACGTTGGTGCCCAAAAAGTTCGTATTGTGTAAGGATCTTTTCCACGACTTGCTGTGGACTTCCCACGAACAAAGCAGTATCCGGACTAGCCATATGTTCAAAGTCATCCCTTGACATCCTTGTCCCCATTCCACGCTGACGGTTCACATATCCCCAGTAATTGGAGTAATAAGGATAAAACTCATTCTTTGCTTGCTGGGTTGTCTTAGCTATATAGGCATGGCCGGTTACACCGACCTTTAATGTTTCTGGTGCATGTCCAGCATCTATTCCAGCTTGACGATAAAGATCCACAAATGGCTTAAAACGCCGTGGATTACCACCTAAGATAGCTAAAGCCATTCCCACCCCAAATCTTCCAGCACGAACAGCACTTTCGGGTGTCCCTCCAACTCCAATCCAGATTGGTAATGTTTCTTGTACCGGTCTTGGAGCAATTTCAGCATTCCATAAAGAAGGACGAAACTTCCCCGACCAAGTAACAGTCTCATTTTGGGTTAGCTGTAATAGGAGGTCCATATGTTCTTCAAATAATTCATCATAATCGTTTGTACTATAACCGAAAAGAGGAAATGATTCTATGAATGCTCCCCTGCCAGCCAGTATTTCGGCTCGGCCATCGGAAAGTAAATCCAATGTAGCGAAATCTTCAAACAGACGAACAGGATCAAGCGTACTTAACACACTTGTTGTACTTGTTAATCTAATTTGTTTTGTTATTTGCGCAATAGCTGCCAGTAGAACTACAGGAGAAGAAGAAGCATAATCTAGACGATGATGTTCTCCTACTCCAAATACATCTAGTCCTGCCTCATCAGCAAGTTTTGCGGCTTGAATGATTTCTTTTACTCTTTCCTTTGCCGTTAATGCATTTCCAGTAATAGGGTCCGGCCCAATATCCGCAAGTGTGTAAATACCAATTTCAATACCGGCATTTTCTTTAGCAGCCAATCCGATACCTCCTCTTATACAGCTAACTTTATTGCGTTTCCAGAAGGATCAAAGGTGATAAAATGATTGTTTTCCTCTAATACCTCCGCACCAATCTTCTTCAAATTCGCTACTGTTTGTTGACGAGCCTCTTCATTATCGAAAATGAGCGTATATGATTCGAGACCCACACTGTTTTTGGCTGGGGCAGGAGCCCCTACGCCATTCCATGTGTTTACCCCTAAATGATGGTGATACTTTCCATAGGAAAGGAATAAAGCCTGCTCTCCATATCGGTTGACTACATCCATTCCCAATCCTTTTACATAAAACTCTTCTGTCTTCTTGAGTTCTGATACGTGTAAATGAATGTGACCCATTACCGTTTCGGCAGGCATTTTTCGCCAAGTTTTATCTGGTGTAACATGTTTTAGCAAATTTTTAAAATCTATTGGATCAACAGCCATTGCCACTTCATCGTCCTTCCAATTCCATTCAGAAGGAGCACGATCACGATAAATTTCAATCTCATTTCCATCTGGATCGTGTAGATACAATGCTTCACTGACAAGATGATCCGAAGACCCAAAGCGAACTCCTTTATCCACTAAATGAACGACAATATTGGCTAAATCCGATTGGGTTGGTAAAAGAATGGCAAAATGATATAAACCAGTAGTTCTTCCCTGTTTTGGTATAACATTTTCAGGTTGTTCCAGTGATAAGAAACTTGTTTTCCCATCAGTTGTTAGTTCTACTGTTGTAGTTGTTTGTTCTAAAATATCGAACCCTAGGACATCTATATAAAATTGTATGGAACGTTGTAAATTTTCTACTTTAACTTTTACATGCCCAACAAATGTTGTTGGTTTAGTATGAAATCCCATAAATAACCCTCCTAGAATACTTTTTTTATGATTTAGCAAGCATTTGATCCAATGAAAGTTTTGATTTCTCAGCAAAAACGAAGTAAATTGCTGCGGCTAATAACACAAGGTCAAGTTCATATCCTACCATTTGGCCATTGCCAAAGAACCCAAGTGAAAGCTTCGCAGTAAAAATAGCTCCTGCCATAATTAGTGAAAACAACAAGGTAACAATACGTGTGCCAAGCCCTACAGTTAATGCAATTCCACCTATTAATTCTATAGCCGCTACAACATAGGCCATAAATCCAGGAATTCCTAAGCTGTCAAAATAGCCAACAATATTTGTAATACCACCTTGGAATTTTGCTAGCCCATGAATAAAAAATGTAAGACCTACTACTACTCTTAATATAACTTTCCCAATTTCGTTTCTATTCATTTCATACTCCCCTTTTCTCAGTTAGTTACTTTATGTAAGTAAGTATATAAACGTATTATTATATTGTCAAGTAACTAAATTCCATTTAGTTATTTAGTAACTAACTTTTTGAAACAAACTTTTAGCCGTTATTTCTAATAAGAGTTTGTGATTCATCCTCAAAATAAAGTATAGTTAAGTATCTAACTAAAACAATCCTCTGATAAGGATGTGTCAACATGCGTATTAATAAATTTATAAGCGAATCTGGAAAAGCATCTAGACGGGGTGCAGATAAATTAATTACCGATGGAAGAGTTACTATAAATGGCAAACGTGCAACAATAGGAAGCCAGGTAGAGCCGGGGGATGACGTTCGAGTAGATGGAAATCCAATTCGTGTTGCAAGAAATAATGTCTATATTGCCTTAAATAAACCTGTAGGCATTACTAGTACAACAGAAAAGGGTGTAAAGGGAAATATTGTTGATTTGGTCAACCACCCATTAAGAATATTTAATATTGGGCGTCTGGATAAAGATTCAGAGGGCTTAATACTACTTACGAACGATGGCGACATTGTTAACGAAATTCTGCGTTCTGAAGGTAAGCATGAGAAGGAATATATTGTATCTGTGGACAAGCCCATTACTCCTGAGTTCTTGAAGAAGATGTCAGAGGGAGTCAAAATATTAGGGACAAAAACACTTCCTTGTAAAGTAACCCAATTATCTAAATTTGATTTTCAAATCATATTAACACAGGGCCTTAATCGTCAAATTCGCCGCATGTGCGGTGAATTAGGGTATGAGGTTTACAGATTGCAAAGAATCCGTATCATGAATATTCATTTAGGCAACCTTCCCCCTGGACAATGGAGAGATTTATCCAAGAAAGAACGAACTCAATTATTTAGAGAATTGGACTATGAGCCAAGGGAATGGTAAAACTATAAAGGTGATACGAATTTGTATCACCTTTATTTATGGCACTTAAATAAGCATTGTTATTAGGCCCATTATTAAATGTAAATGCCGTAGACATCATTTCCCTGCGCTGGTGATTACTTCGCCATAAAGGACATGTTCTACTGAATCCGATGACAATTTAATTTTACTCAAATACAGTGCATGAATCTTTTTACTATCTTTTAATTATCTTCTCTATTAGGGTTTTTTAAATCAGATATGTCTGTCTCCTCTCCAAATTCAGTTCCGT from Bacillus sp. DTU_2020_1000418_1_SI_GHA_SEK_038 includes these protein-coding regions:
- a CDS encoding M20 family metallopeptidase, whose protein sequence is MRKHLMSMLEARKDEMVEIRRYLHENPEVSFKEEKTAQYIADFYKGKEVDTLRNVGNGYGIIVTIKGGKPGKTIALRADFDALPILEEADVPFKSKNEGVMHACGHDAHTAYLLVLADCLIQLKDSLAGTIKIIHQHAEEAPPGGAKSIVECGVLDDVDNIYGIHIFPTHPAGFVGYRSGYSLAGRSFFKLIIQGKGGHGSSPHLANDAIVAGSHFITAVQTVISRRINPFEVGVITIGSFDGKGTFNVIKDSVELEGDVRYMTVETQEIIEKEVHRIVKGIEEEFGVQCKLTYTADYPPLYNDPEVTEKVVASLKNINDPDIKEVGEYPMLSGSEDFAYYLEKIPGCFFYIGCKPKGIETAYFNHHPKFDIDEDCLLVAAKSVGYVICGYYGFD
- a CDS encoding RNA polymerase sigma-70 factor, whose product is MQISNEDYQQFKPLLFSIGYRMLGSVAEAEDIVQETFLKAYQMDDQKIDNKKAYLCKIMTNRCLDVIKSARYRREHYVGPWNPEPLLLDSSPDLGPSEIVLQKEGLSIAYLRMMEHLAPDERAVLLLREVFDFSYLEISNIIEKKEENCRKIFSRAKQKISGIEGESLHYEKNKSIIDRFIQAFQMQNMDSLLELISEKVTLYSDGGGKVKAALRPIESRSNVLAFLYGIIKNVPEDFYFEVKKANSQPAIVIYMNGKVQSIISFYIRNDEINEMYITMNPDKLPSH
- a CDS encoding NAD(P)-dependent oxidoreductase; the encoded protein is MNIGIIGASGKAGNLILKEAVSRGHDVTAIVRDASKLEDKNVVVIEKSIFDLTSDDVEKFDVVVNAFGAPLGEEQAHVDAGHALIEALKGTNTKAIIVGGAGSLYVDENKTVTVLETPDFPDIYKPTAKGQGRNLQELQETSNITWTFISPSAFFDAEGKRTGSYLSGKDHLLVNSKGESYISYADFAIAVLDEIENPQHINERFTVVGETE
- a CDS encoding LLM class flavin-dependent oxidoreductase; translated protein: MAAKENAGIEIGIYTLADIGPDPITGNALTAKERVKEIIQAAKLADEAGLDVFGVGEHHRLDYASSSPVVLLAAIAQITKQIRLTSTTSVLSTLDPVRLFEDFATLDLLSDGRAEILAGRGAFIESFPLFGYSTNDYDELFEEHMDLLLQLTQNETVTWSGKFRPSLWNAEIAPRPVQETLPIWIGVGGTPESAVRAGRFGVGMALAILGGNPRRFKPFVDLYRQAGIDAGHAPETLKVGVTGHAYIAKTTQQAKNEFYPYYSNYWGYVNRQRGMGTRMSRDDFEHMASPDTALFVGSPQQVVEKILTQYELFGHQRFLAQLDIGGQPFKNVAKGIEMLATEIAPIVRRETGK
- a CDS encoding VOC family protein — encoded protein: MGFHTKPTTFVGHVKVKVENLQRSIQFYIDVLGFDILEQTTTTVELTTDGKTSFLSLEQPENVIPKQGRTTGLYHFAILLPTQSDLANIVVHLVDKGVRFGSSDHLVSEALYLHDPDGNEIEIYRDRAPSEWNWKDDEVAMAVDPIDFKNLLKHVTPDKTWRKMPAETVMGHIHLHVSELKKTEEFYVKGLGMDVVNRYGEQALFLSYGKYHHHLGVNTWNGVGAPAPAKNSVGLESYTLIFDNEEARQQTVANLKKIGAEVLEENNHFITFDPSGNAIKLAV
- a CDS encoding DoxX family protein, with the translated sequence MNRNEIGKVILRVVVGLTFFIHGLAKFQGGITNIVGYFDSLGIPGFMAYVVAAIELIGGIALTVGLGTRIVTLLFSLIMAGAIFTAKLSLGFFGNGQMVGYELDLVLLAAAIYFVFAEKSKLSLDQMLAKS
- the rluF gene encoding 23S rRNA pseudouridine(2604) synthase RluF, with product MRINKFISESGKASRRGADKLITDGRVTINGKRATIGSQVEPGDDVRVDGNPIRVARNNVYIALNKPVGITSTTEKGVKGNIVDLVNHPLRIFNIGRLDKDSEGLILLTNDGDIVNEILRSEGKHEKEYIVSVDKPITPEFLKKMSEGVKILGTKTLPCKVTQLSKFDFQIILTQGLNRQIRRMCGELGYEVYRLQRIRIMNIHLGNLPPGQWRDLSKKERTQLFRELDYEPREW